One segment of Colias croceus chromosome 15, ilColCroc2.1 DNA contains the following:
- the LOC123697735 gene encoding insulin receptor substrate 2, with translation MAAISEGGAIVRQGHLRKLKTMKKKYFVLRAETADSSARLEYYESEKKFRSGAPPRRVLPLKSCYNITRRLDLKQKHVIALFTREEQLCIVAENEQDLHSWLAAILKLFRNDDASEELLHPIQHVWQVNVQKKGLGASKNIQGLYNLCLTDKTLTLVKIKSQNNIISDLGIPERVEYSLKNIRRCGDSECFFYMEVGRQTATGAGELWMHSDDSNIAQSMHSTIYHAMRNCAKETENEKDHIVVPGKSSLLLEGSNPLPARRQTYSDGKSGRAGLYNDKGLCVGACIRQCVCASAEHSIDDSAALAPALALANAENQPPNNTLTPEKQERPARLIKHARTASLPAGCSYAEPLRIVHERTRSAPLTGDELERAILEKALAAPARLERPERPERPERPERPDKRGPWSRRASTGARLAKLSPAHTKNVSTLRNRCETMPSRACSSFESDRAPPRHADVVDGLASSRDDIDSLSEWYRTPRIPEEPDCCDILPRDFMSMRTGSVAHSRTSSLGVEEGGAEGADGYLPMAPAHPSSSSSVCSGTPSTDPRFSEYQLEPATSHIAEERSTRAYSVGSRPARERCEPARLRAYSAGARRRPALHPHPHPHPHPHPPHPHRASTDDLMEIDFSANSPQPKVIVARTPPAAGFSETPKSKPNIDEYVDMSPRNAGYVEMRPGEPPSPAPLASTPATPAPDGYVEMSYGRNNRVPTRPIAIANPRPPPAVSSSPEIRRIREPRTPHGSQTIFPFSPDSPASPPELDDSHALSTVREISEEGRKSPEREPARCEVSSSPQYVTLARPDNLNNNKTARLDEHRGELFLCSIAGRLHYAALDLEPRTPPAALPHRLYTQIDFRRSEKFAADAL, from the exons ATGGCTGCGATATCGGAAGGTGGCGCCATAGTGCGTCAGGGCCACCTTCGAAAGTTGAAGACgatgaagaaaaaatatttcgtgcTGCGTGCAGAAACAGCGGACAGTTCAGCCAGGCTGGAGTATTACGAGTCCGAGAAGAAGTTTCGTTCCGGCGCGCCACCACGCCGCGTGCTGCCCTTGAAGAGTTGCTACAACATAACCAGACGACTGGACTTGAAACAGAAGCATGTGATTGCATTGTTTACCCGAGAGGAACAGTTGTGTATAGTAGCGGAGAACGAGCAGGATCTACACAGCTGGTTAGCCGCAATCCTTAAGCTGTTTCGCAATGATGATGCCAGTGAAGAACTATTACACCCAATCC AGCACGTGTGGCAAGTAAACGTGCAGAAGAAAGGTTTGGGTGCGTCCAAAAACATTCAGGGGCTTTACAACCTCTGTCTCACCGACAAGACGCTGACACTGGTCAAGATCAAGAGCCAGAACAACATCATCAGCGACCTGGGCATTCCCGAGAGGGTGGAGTACTCGCTGAAGAATATCAGGAG GTGCGGTGATTCAGAGTGCTTCTTCTACATGGAGGTGGGTCGGCAGACCGCCACCGGAGCTGGAGAACTGTGGATGCACTCAGATGACTCCAACATTGCGCAGAGCATGCACTCCACTATATATCA cGCTATGAGGAACTGTGCGAAAGAGACGGAAAACGAAAAGGACCACATTGTAGTTCCGGGAAAAAGTTCACTTTTACTAGAGGGTTCGAATCCACTGCCCGCGAGGAGACAGACCTACTCCGATGGCAAAAGTGGAAGAGCTGGACTATACAATG ACAAGGGCCTGTGCGTGGGCGCGTGCATACGGCAGTGCGTGTGCGCGTCCGCGGAACACTCCATCGACGACTCGGCCGCGCTCGCCCCCGCGCTCGCGCTCGCCAACG CCGAAAACCAACCGCCGAATAACACACTAACGCCCGAAAAGCAGGAGCGGCCCGCGCGGCTCATAAAACACGCGCGCACGGCGTCGCTGCCCGCGGGCTGCTCGTACGCGGAGCCGCTGCGCATAGTGCACGAGCGCACGCGCTCGGCGCCGCTCACGGGCGACGAGCTGGAGCGCGCCATCCTCGAGAAGGCGCTCGCGGCGCCCGCGCGGCTCGAGCGGCCCGAGCGGCCCGAgcgccccgagcggcccgagcGGCCCGACAAGCGCGGCCCCTGGAGCCGCCGCGCCAGCACGGGCGCGCGCCTCGCCAAGCTCTCGCCCGCGCATACCAAGA ACGTGAGCACGCTGCGCAACCGCTGCGAGACGATGCCGTCGCGCGCCTGCTCGTCCTTCGAGTCGGATAGAGCGCCGCCAAGGCACGCTGATGTTGTTGACG GATTGGCTTCATCACGAGACGACATCGACTCATTATCAGAATGGTACAGAACACCGCGAATACCTGAAGAACCAGACTGTTGTGACATTTTGCCAAGAGACTTTATGAG CATGCGCACGGGCTCGGTGGCGCACTCGCGCACGTCGTCGCTGGGCGTGGAGGAGGGCGGGGCGGAGGGCGCGGACGGCTACCTGCCCATGGCGCCCGCCCACCCCTCCTCCTCCTCTTCCGTCTGCAGCGGCACGCCCTCCACTGACCCGCGCTTCAG CGAGTACCAACTGGAGCCGGCCACCTCCCACATAGCGGAGGAGCGGTCGACCCGCGCATACAGCGTGGGGTCGCGGCCGGCGCGCGAGCGGTGCGAGCCGGCGCGGCTGCGCGCGTACAGTGCGGGCGCGCGCCGCCGCCCCGCGCTGCACCCCCACCCCCACCCCCACCCCCACCCCCACCCGCCGCACCCGCACAGGGCATCCACTGATGATTTGATGGAAATCGACTTCTCGGCCAACTCGCCTCAGCCCAAG GTGATAGTAGCGCGCACGCCGCCCGCCGCGGGCTTCTCCGAGACACCTAAATCGAAACCAAACATTGACGAATACGTAGACATGTCACCGCGCAACGCGGGCTACGTGGAGATGCGGCCTGGAGAACCGCCCTCCCCCGCACCCCTCGCCTCCACCCCCGCAACCCCCGCGCCTGATGGTTATGTGGAGATGAGCTACGGGAGGAATAATAGAGTTCCCACCAGGCCGATAGCCATTGCGAACCCGCGCCCACCGCCTGCTGTGTCATCGTCGCCTG AAATCCGTCGAATACGCGAACCTCGTACCCCCCACGGGTCACAAACGATCTTCCCATTCTCGCCCGACTCCCCCGCATCTCCCCCCGAGCTGGACGACAGCCACGCGCTCAGCACCGTGCGCGAGATCTCGGAGGAGGGGAGGAAGAGCCCCGAGAGGGAACCGGCCCGGTGCGAGGTGTCCTCCTCGCCGCAGTACGTGACGCTGGCGAGGCCGGACAACTTGAACAACAATAAGACTGCCAGACTTGACGAGCACAGGGGTGAGCTGTTTTTATGTTCTATTG CGGGCCGGCTGCACTACGCCGCGCTGGACCTGGAGCCGCGCAcgccgcccgccgcgctgCCGCACCGCCTCTACACGCAGATCGACTTCCGCCGCAGCGAGAAGTTCGCCGCCGACGCGCTCTAG